In Actinoplanes derwentensis, the following proteins share a genomic window:
- a CDS encoding inositol monophosphatase family protein, translated as MSNELLEQVTAVVRRAGEALLDGYAESARPANKAEMATVGRQLEKTDVDAAIVTMTQPRTRNRRLGDAATNLLDTVLFIRSTVPSTFPLLDLAGGHVDAYWQYECDLIGVAAGVLLVTEAGGVVTDLTGEPWRPGHTDILAAAPGLHRELLAVLQAEGAH; from the coding sequence ATGTCCAACGAACTACTCGAACAGGTCACGGCCGTGGTTCGCCGAGCCGGCGAAGCGCTGCTCGACGGGTACGCCGAGTCAGCGCGGCCAGCGAACAAAGCGGAGATGGCGACGGTCGGTAGACAGCTGGAGAAGACGGATGTCGACGCGGCGATCGTCACGATGACCCAGCCCCGCACCCGGAACCGTCGCCTCGGTGACGCCGCGACGAACCTGCTGGACACGGTCCTGTTCATCCGTTCCACGGTGCCCAGCACGTTCCCGCTGCTCGACCTCGCCGGCGGTCACGTCGACGCCTACTGGCAGTACGAGTGCGACCTCATCGGGGTGGCCGCCGGCGTTCTGCTCGTCACCGAGGCGGGTGGCGTGGTGACCGACCTGACCGGTGAGCCCTGGCGGCCCGGCCACACCGACATCCTCGCCGCGGCTCCCGGACTCCACCGGGAACTGCTGGCGGTCCTGCAAGCGGAAGGCGCTCACTGA
- a CDS encoding helix-turn-helix domain-containing protein: MDNRDEVKAFLSSRRARISPEQAGLSSYSRNRRVPGLRRSEVADLAGVSVEYYAQLERGNLAGASDSVLDALARALRLDEAEQQHLADLARAAGPGGRARRKPSARQVRPSVTRVLDLMTGIPAFVGNGRGDVLAANALARALYAPMFGNSTGTANHARFGFLDPGARTFWRDWDRIASDTVAMMRTEAGRDPYDKALTDLVGELCTRSEDFRIRWAAHDVRLHRTGVKQFRHPVVGDLDLNFESLQLTEDPGLTMTLLSAPAGSAGDDALRLLASWAATGGGLPVHPAAVTPPPL; this comes from the coding sequence GTGGACAACCGTGACGAGGTGAAAGCCTTTCTCAGCTCCCGCCGGGCCCGGATCAGCCCCGAGCAGGCCGGTCTGAGCAGCTACAGCCGTAACCGGCGGGTGCCCGGGCTGCGGCGCAGTGAAGTCGCCGACCTGGCCGGAGTCAGCGTCGAGTATTACGCCCAACTGGAACGCGGGAACCTCGCCGGCGCGTCCGACAGTGTGCTGGACGCACTTGCCCGCGCCTTACGTCTCGACGAGGCCGAACAGCAGCACCTGGCCGACCTGGCCCGGGCCGCGGGGCCCGGTGGGCGCGCGCGCCGTAAACCGTCGGCGCGGCAGGTGCGGCCGAGTGTGACCCGCGTGCTGGATCTGATGACCGGTATCCCGGCGTTCGTCGGCAACGGGCGCGGTGATGTCCTCGCCGCTAACGCCCTGGCCCGAGCGCTTTACGCGCCGATGTTCGGGAACTCCACCGGCACTGCCAACCATGCCCGTTTCGGGTTTCTGGACCCGGGCGCGCGGACCTTCTGGCGCGATTGGGATCGCATCGCCTCCGACACCGTGGCGATGATGCGCACCGAGGCCGGTCGTGACCCGTACGACAAGGCGCTGACCGACCTCGTCGGCGAGTTGTGCACCCGCAGCGAGGACTTTCGCATCCGGTGGGCCGCCCATGACGTCCGGCTGCACCGGACCGGTGTCAAGCAGTTCCGTCATCCGGTCGTCGGCGACCTCGACCTGAACTTCGAATCCCTGCAACTCACCGAGGACCCCGGCCTGACGATGACGCTGCTCAGCGCCCCGGCCGGGTCAGCCGGTGACGACGCCCTGCGGCTGCTGGCCAGTTGGGCGGCCACCGGGGGTGGGCTGCCGGTACACCCTGCAGCAGTGACTCCTCCGCCCCTGTGA
- a CDS encoding lysophospholipid acyltransferase family protein codes for MEPNRSTAAPNDAGRISPVYRAVMAVSGPIVRWWGRLEVVGLDNLPTHGATLVPANHDSAWDPVVIAFAARRRRQIQALAKASLWKNPLLRRVLNGMGQIPVRRGEADTNALDAAVQCLADGGCLGIFPEGSRSQGKQLRARSGVGRLAQSVPEARIVCAAVSGTVDITRFPRRPRLKVTFFEPTPPPPGESALNLAARLTTELRAVAPLPPSDRTA; via the coding sequence ATGGAGCCCAACCGTTCTACCGCAGCGCCGAACGACGCCGGCCGGATCTCGCCGGTCTACCGAGCGGTCATGGCCGTGTCCGGGCCGATAGTCCGCTGGTGGGGCCGTCTCGAGGTGGTGGGCCTGGACAACCTGCCGACGCACGGCGCGACGCTCGTCCCGGCCAACCACGACAGCGCGTGGGACCCGGTGGTCATCGCGTTCGCCGCCCGGCGCCGCCGGCAGATCCAGGCCCTCGCCAAGGCGTCGCTCTGGAAGAACCCGCTGCTCCGCAGGGTCCTCAACGGCATGGGGCAGATTCCGGTACGCCGCGGCGAGGCCGACACGAACGCCCTGGACGCCGCGGTGCAGTGCCTCGCCGACGGCGGCTGCCTGGGGATCTTCCCGGAGGGCAGCCGTTCCCAGGGCAAGCAGCTGCGGGCCCGCAGCGGTGTCGGGCGCCTGGCTCAATCCGTACCGGAAGCCCGGATCGTCTGCGCGGCGGTCTCCGGAACCGTGGACATCACCCGGTTCCCCCGGCGTCCCCGGCTGAAGGTGACGTTCTTCGAACCCACCCCGCCCCCACCGGGGGAGTCCGCCCTGAACCTGGCCGCGAGGCTGACGACCGAACTCCGCGCCGTCGCCCCGCTGCCACCGTCGGACCGGACCGCATAG
- a CDS encoding diacylglycerol/lipid kinase family protein has protein sequence MTVITGHTNPAPRSAVVVNPAKIDDLDGLRQTVEDTLSKAGWPVPEWFETTEDDPGLGQTRAAVESGAEVVFVCGGDGTVMSAVSALAGTEVSMAVLPAGTGNLLAANLGLSTDLATGLAVALEGGLRRLDVGTLDGRHFVVMAGMGFDARMLDATSDTAKKHIGWPAYVLGAVKHLKDRPMRVTIRIDGGEPMRRRARTVLVANVGRLQGGLRLLSDAQPDDGVLDIAILTPNTLRTWVALGWGLIRRSERIPALEVFRGSRIEVISSRPQPRQLDGDLIETSDRLTVEVMPQALWLCVPEPAGHPDLSVDADAAADRLDRAR, from the coding sequence ATGACGGTAATCACCGGCCATACCAACCCGGCACCCCGATCGGCGGTCGTCGTCAACCCCGCGAAGATCGACGACCTCGACGGGCTGCGGCAGACCGTCGAGGACACGCTGTCGAAGGCCGGCTGGCCCGTACCGGAGTGGTTCGAGACGACCGAGGACGACCCCGGACTCGGCCAGACCCGCGCAGCCGTCGAGTCGGGTGCCGAGGTGGTCTTCGTCTGCGGTGGTGACGGAACGGTGATGTCCGCGGTGTCGGCGCTGGCCGGCACCGAGGTGTCGATGGCCGTCCTGCCGGCCGGCACCGGCAACCTGCTCGCGGCGAACCTCGGCCTGTCCACCGATCTGGCCACCGGCCTCGCGGTCGCGCTGGAAGGCGGACTGCGGCGCCTGGACGTCGGCACTCTCGACGGCCGGCATTTCGTGGTGATGGCGGGCATGGGTTTCGACGCGCGCATGCTCGACGCCACCTCGGACACCGCGAAGAAGCACATCGGGTGGCCCGCGTACGTGCTCGGCGCGGTGAAGCATCTGAAGGACCGGCCGATGCGGGTCACCATCCGCATCGACGGCGGCGAACCGATGCGCCGGCGGGCCCGTACGGTGCTCGTCGCCAACGTGGGCCGGCTGCAGGGCGGGTTGCGGCTGCTGAGTGACGCGCAGCCGGACGACGGTGTCCTGGACATCGCGATCCTGACGCCGAACACGCTGCGGACCTGGGTGGCCCTGGGGTGGGGGCTGATCCGGCGCAGCGAACGGATCCCCGCGCTGGAGGTCTTCCGCGGCAGCCGGATCGAGGTGATCAGCAGCCGGCCGCAGCCCCGTCAGCTCGACGGCGACCTCATCGAGACCAGTGACCGGCTGACCGTCGAGGTCATGCCGCAGGCGCTCTGGCTGTGCGTACCGGAACCGGCCGGCCACCCCGACCTCAGCGTCGACGCCGACGCCGCCGCCGACCGTCTCGATCGGGCCCGCTGA
- a CDS encoding aldo/keto reductase → MKSAHLGGLEVSRIGLGAMTMAGVYTSEGNLDKAESIRTIHRALDLGVTHIDTAEIYGPFLSEEIVGAAVKGRRDQVKIATKFGIVSHANGGPGVNDSTAANIRTAVEGSLKRLGTDHIDLYYQHRVDRGTPIEETAGAVAELIKQGKVLHFGLSEASAETIRRAHAAQPVSALQTEYSLWTRDVEAEILPLLRELGIGFVPYSPLGHGLLTGQIRTVDDFADDDWRKTNPRFAGTNFQRNLAIVDEVTAIGAEIGATPAQTALAWILTRGDDIAPIPGTRRVNRVEENTAADGITLTTTQLERLDALRPAAGARHDDANMAAIDQ, encoded by the coding sequence ATGAAGAGCGCACACCTCGGCGGACTCGAAGTCTCCCGGATCGGCCTCGGAGCGATGACCATGGCCGGCGTCTACACCAGCGAGGGAAACCTCGACAAAGCCGAGTCCATCCGTACGATCCATCGCGCTCTTGATCTAGGGGTGACCCACATCGACACCGCCGAGATCTACGGGCCGTTCCTCAGCGAGGAGATCGTCGGCGCGGCGGTCAAAGGCCGTCGTGACCAGGTGAAGATCGCCACCAAGTTCGGCATCGTCTCGCACGCCAACGGCGGCCCCGGCGTGAACGACAGCACCGCCGCCAACATCAGGACCGCCGTCGAAGGGTCGCTCAAGCGGCTCGGCACCGATCACATCGACCTGTACTACCAGCACCGCGTCGACCGCGGCACGCCGATCGAGGAGACCGCCGGTGCGGTCGCCGAGCTCATCAAGCAGGGCAAGGTGCTGCATTTCGGCCTGTCCGAGGCGTCAGCGGAGACGATTCGCCGCGCCCACGCCGCACAGCCGGTCTCCGCTCTGCAGACCGAATACTCGCTGTGGACCCGGGACGTGGAGGCCGAGATCCTGCCGCTGCTGCGCGAACTCGGCATCGGGTTCGTGCCGTACTCCCCGCTCGGGCACGGCCTGCTGACCGGGCAGATCCGCACCGTCGACGACTTCGCCGACGACGACTGGCGCAAGACCAACCCCCGATTCGCCGGTACGAACTTCCAGCGCAACCTGGCGATCGTCGACGAGGTCACCGCCATCGGCGCGGAGATCGGTGCCACTCCGGCGCAGACCGCGCTCGCCTGGATCCTGACCCGCGGCGACGACATCGCCCCGATCCCCGGCACCCGCCGCGTCAACCGGGTCGAGGAGAACACCGCCGCGGACGGCATCACCCTCACGACCACGCAACTCGAACGCCTCGACGCGCTGCGACCGGCGGCCGGAGCACGCCACGACGACGCCAACATGGCGGCGATCGACCAGTAA
- a CDS encoding ferredoxin reductase domain-containing protein — MWTFAVLLRPDGTGDSRHVHERLAVGDQVRVAGPKAMFPLEDAEHHLLLAGGIGVIPVLTMAEHLAAQGKPFSLVYVGGGRERMPFLDGVAALGESARVVDRAQSTDLTLAKVVERAPASALVYACWPSQMMDELGELVTGGRLRTESFVSVSGTPAETEGGAFEVQFGVGGPVRQVPADTPMLDVLLKAGADIDAIGVPAIAARAPRYLKAGGTAVLVGMPAIAGRRRFLVGGAR, encoded by the coding sequence GTGTGGACGTTCGCGGTTCTGCTGCGCCCGGACGGTACCGGCGACTCCCGGCACGTCCACGAACGGCTCGCCGTCGGTGACCAGGTCCGGGTCGCCGGGCCGAAAGCGATGTTCCCGCTGGAGGACGCCGAGCATCACCTGTTGCTGGCCGGTGGCATCGGCGTGATCCCGGTCCTGACCATGGCCGAGCATCTGGCCGCGCAGGGCAAACCCTTCTCGCTGGTGTACGTCGGAGGAGGGCGCGAGCGCATGCCGTTCCTCGACGGGGTGGCCGCTCTGGGCGAGAGCGCCCGGGTGGTCGACCGTGCACAGTCGACGGATCTCACCCTGGCGAAGGTGGTGGAGCGGGCCCCGGCCTCGGCCCTGGTCTACGCCTGCTGGCCGTCGCAGATGATGGACGAACTGGGTGAACTGGTCACGGGCGGGCGTCTCCGGACGGAGTCGTTCGTGTCGGTGTCCGGCACTCCCGCCGAAACCGAGGGTGGGGCCTTCGAGGTCCAGTTCGGCGTCGGCGGCCCGGTTCGTCAGGTTCCGGCCGACACCCCGATGCTCGACGTGCTGCTGAAAGCCGGCGCGGACATCGATGCCATCGGTGTCCCGGCCATCGCGGCCCGCGCACCCCGTTACCTCAAGGCGGGTGGCACCGCGGTGTTGGTCGGGATGCCGGCCATCGCCGGGCGTCGCCGGTTTCTTGTCGGCGGCGCCCGTTGA
- a CDS encoding NAD(P)-dependent oxidoreductase, producing MELTILAASGATGLELTRQALERGHTVTAIARTPGRITVADSSRLIRVAADVRDPDSIAAALAGQKIVLSGLGIASGDKPGALTDGARAVVAAQPERAIWLGAFGTGPSAQAAGAATRTLLKLMGAELVDKVTADAAILDAGGTVFHAGPLSNGPLSPTRRTVGLATPPQRFFPARVSRATVAAAMLDEAEDPAYPGGVGLPLER from the coding sequence ATGGAACTCACCATCCTCGCCGCCTCCGGCGCGACCGGCCTCGAACTGACCCGCCAGGCGCTGGAACGTGGCCACACGGTCACCGCGATCGCGCGCACCCCCGGCCGCATCACCGTCGCGGATTCGTCCCGGCTGATCCGGGTGGCGGCCGACGTCCGCGATCCGGACTCCATCGCCGCCGCTCTGGCCGGGCAGAAGATCGTGCTCTCCGGACTCGGCATCGCTAGTGGCGACAAACCGGGCGCGCTCACCGACGGAGCCCGCGCCGTCGTCGCCGCCCAGCCGGAACGTGCCATCTGGCTCGGCGCCTTCGGTACCGGACCGTCCGCTCAAGCGGCCGGTGCCGCCACCCGCACGCTGCTGAAACTGATGGGCGCCGAGCTGGTCGACAAGGTCACCGCGGACGCGGCCATCCTGGACGCGGGTGGGACGGTGTTCCACGCGGGCCCGCTGTCGAACGGGCCGCTCAGCCCGACCCGGCGCACGGTCGGCCTTGCCACCCCGCCGCAACGCTTCTTCCCGGCACGTGTCAGCCGGGCGACCGTGGCAGCCGCGATGCTCGACGAAGCCGAAGACCCGGCGTACCCGGGCGGGGTCGGTCTTCCGCTGGAACGTTAG
- a CDS encoding Hsp20/alpha crystallin family protein — protein sequence MLMRSEPFTEASRLAQQLFGASSAGTWSRPTGMPVDAIRNGDEFVIAFDLPGVDADAIDIDIERNVLTVRAERRPIDLGEQAVTQLTERPLGVFSRQLFLGDALDTDRIDAAYDNGVLVLRIPIAEKAKPRKVNVVGRQQSEQKVISS from the coding sequence ATGTTGATGCGCAGCGAACCCTTCACCGAGGCCAGCCGGCTCGCCCAGCAGCTGTTCGGTGCTTCGAGCGCGGGGACCTGGTCACGGCCGACCGGGATGCCCGTCGACGCGATCCGCAACGGCGACGAGTTCGTGATCGCGTTCGACCTGCCCGGTGTGGACGCCGACGCGATCGACATCGACATCGAGCGCAACGTGCTCACCGTGCGAGCCGAGCGCCGCCCCATCGACCTGGGCGAGCAGGCCGTCACGCAGTTGACCGAACGTCCGCTCGGCGTGTTCTCCCGCCAGCTGTTCCTCGGCGACGCCCTCGACACCGACCGCATCGACGCCGCGTACGACAACGGTGTCCTGGTGCTGCGGATCCCGATCGCCGAGAAGGCCAAGCCTCGCAAGGTCAACGTGGTGGGGCGGCAGCAGAGCGAACAGAAGGTGATCTCGAGCTGA
- a CDS encoding STM4015 family protein: protein MDNDDHLPSFAGLPTLEYYAGLDTPDPAAVAWRLSWGGLWTDGCPCSTCAADRRRRPEIAGLTCGMDLDGFVEQWGDRVTALIISDGDDDAPDIERIAAAIARMPRLRALFVGDVIDQEAQISWVHQGDVTPLLAAAPWLEHLQVRGSDGLELSAVRHENLRRLTFEGGGLPGPVARAIGASDLPALKHLELWLGTENYGGSATIVDDLAGVLAGERLPALRYLGLRNAELADEVAAAVAFAPVVAGLEELDLSLGALSDSGAAALLAGQPLSHLRRLDLSHHFLADDTAAWIDEELPGVDVDTSDSQLELDGGSDRYISVSE from the coding sequence ATGGACAACGACGACCATCTTCCCTCGTTCGCCGGGCTACCCACCCTGGAGTACTACGCCGGCCTGGACACCCCCGACCCCGCCGCGGTGGCATGGCGCCTCAGCTGGGGTGGTCTCTGGACCGATGGGTGCCCGTGTTCCACCTGCGCGGCCGACCGTCGCCGCCGCCCGGAGATCGCCGGGCTGACCTGCGGCATGGATCTGGACGGCTTCGTCGAGCAGTGGGGAGACCGCGTCACCGCCCTGATCATCTCGGACGGTGACGACGACGCCCCCGACATCGAGCGGATCGCCGCGGCGATCGCCCGGATGCCGCGGCTGCGGGCCCTGTTCGTCGGTGACGTCATCGACCAGGAGGCCCAGATCTCCTGGGTCCACCAAGGCGATGTGACACCGCTGCTGGCTGCCGCGCCTTGGCTGGAACACCTGCAGGTGCGCGGCTCCGATGGCCTGGAACTCAGCGCGGTCCGACACGAGAACCTGCGCCGTCTGACCTTCGAGGGCGGCGGCCTGCCCGGTCCGGTGGCCCGCGCGATCGGCGCCAGCGACCTGCCCGCCCTGAAACACCTGGAACTGTGGCTCGGCACGGAGAACTACGGCGGCAGCGCCACCATCGTCGACGACCTCGCCGGAGTGCTGGCCGGTGAGCGGCTTCCCGCGCTGCGCTACCTGGGACTGCGTAACGCCGAGCTGGCCGACGAGGTCGCCGCCGCGGTGGCGTTCGCCCCGGTGGTGGCCGGTCTGGAGGAACTCGACCTGTCGCTCGGCGCCCTCTCCGACTCCGGTGCGGCGGCGCTGCTCGCCGGGCAACCCTTGAGTCATCTGCGCCGGCTCGACCTGTCGCATCACTTTCTCGCCGACGACACGGCGGCCTGGATCGACGAGGAACTGCCCGGTGTCGACGTCGACACCTCCGATTCCCAGCTCGAACTCGACGGTGGTTCGGACCGCTACATCAGCGTCAGTGAGTGA